The Cottoperca gobio chromosome 22, fCotGob3.1, whole genome shotgun sequence genome contains a region encoding:
- the mgaa gene encoding MAX dimerization protein MGA a isoform X4: MASKKQKGMVFHQEGATTPVAAPAADHPPARFIVLKPGKASEGGMEQSIRVTNEEAYMGKPNMYPSEEPMRNCGGLPAVKHPTSSKPQPENLSPDSICKGIKVVLDNNSMWNEFFRCKTEMIVTQQGSRMFPYCRFRISGLQPSKKYSLMMDIQLLDNSCYKWTGNSWQVAGKAECHGKSQPFAHPESPSMGQHWMQNPVSFYKLKLTNNVSEQGENTILHPMHRYLPQLHVVQTDNAAKDINLNGPSVVTFTFPQTEFMAVTAYQNSRLSQLKVDYNPFAKGLKEEGSSLWGLKQKLNSVKDSNKDGGTTTNEQHAVKKSLKSLLANHKPRSSKAVEAKPSGSGDLQKNSTTNEDQSAANVTGECSNSLPAQKLFSELIREAHVSLHRCNLEQMGTNNSTSHITAQTNTKTPALKSNEQDVPKKDSKSVKTQSETSPAKKCETVVTKKKVEENKDLLNSLNCKDNVSIDCSEFNNAAPEVSQNSSVESDHQRKPKAPSEVKVKQQKRPAPLPLPALALFLKQHSTKSKMAKSKLDYPAPALPSEILSDSQSSAAAPKCPPSDHSSKAIGPSKDHTSDIPKSDIQASGHTGAHLHPDEIVLNVTGQTVETSHKLSSPSCPGTNATKDPNNLRTDDFMASVSVAESTGPERRNGTPVLPNLDQPFCTLGTSISTISSTLATSSASTILSPPLDTVLPDRNSPQIPTCTESSTLPSDSPIKKSDSLLPDPECSPFGFEDMSPARSPEPLPSLPISLALELDYTTSEATPQAVSPEELHHSEASVFQWHTVLPLPKPYIDTSFTTFQPTPHILPLASVTSPVLPSQTPPHPEPQAIKISTSMAPLDATPSFQENEQPLPFPDEYSPLALQLPLSPTFSSLDGDGLSPTPSIADLVHFFSSDHDLGMGVEFSNTEALAVSCPTPCTVEANEHEPSQQVQPNPANKPCKRKKMSRQRKIADIDQEIDASTHARMQPSLEEVEEQLFISFTSKEALKLHIADSSDGTVSQPQTTPEGPLQQIADAPENVETAEGLVKITAFEKILLRDLKLLRHRQVIHPVLQEVGLKMSLLDTTLAIDLQYLGVRLPVPPPGVSLEPLAKKLPPPQGVSAAFVSRTGKTTDVTQIKGWREKFTPTEAPSTPTPTKPEAGPSSDLPKKNLSAFCSDMLDEYLESEGKLIDERADSFSQPLVEPIVYDLPARSTSYVRTLDSVLKKQTASSPTSDLISGFIPPSKRPKLSLRETKTSKKEKLKLKVPKNIKPKAEPAPGSTPALSPAESNPVPKKPAVLNPAAPPSSEHTAPITEPQKSKKDHLKVRFGPTRPVTLSSQPKQRKMLKLKPSSQTLSPHKPRTPPPGVSEDMAPVESDSELRTAVDQSTEPCRKDGMPVMTRALLRQKNLEDGVVWDGLPRTSITEERASIALTSLFTLKGFVSENPTAPIQLVRRQAPPCMNEFCRLGCICSSLSHCSRISHCGRPPCMLGCNCLKQKVVLLKNLDGSDSSPTQQGSNKKRKRRMKMAYVLKEADSVSQPAERVRTLWKREAGDSDPDPIRTPGPAPLTSPTEREDDNSSCARVRAYTEEKKRSRKQKRKDLPETCEKPMETPKDVKPKLVRLKSLKGRDLTLKDTKTKLSIPPPGDPVQPADRPPSPPAESPPSPPAELPSKPPSKPPSKPPLKPPSKRLIIMAQCQWARQGDRNILMKKLCKAMARDKLEKPFWIKKYLICPMSQTVEESGADRCIQYKMHISRPNMEGGKPSRHGRPKIQSKQKETKKQQEPQTEVAMEVESIEDWQREVEEEDWEEEGEEEAEPLEDWQREVEEEDEEEDGEEEAEPLEDWQREVEEEDWAEEAEPLEDWQREVEEGDIEEEAGKTDHQVHDGRESNREEIISKKKKEIMVSMGLPFLTGVSPAGILSANTKQPGRTDPVIEVNGKPYPLAKIQLGKMGALHPANRLAAYLTGRVGSNRKQAASSSCPSKPPQSSGPTPPTISSASSVVSDPPPRSQPSVTTSPTDSQVSSSGAPPESLAPKASQVLMRQVSCPGTHSLPALPPNALPPNALPPNALPPGALPLGALSPSSGKWVKLQPVQTASGCHYYRTPDGKLVQLVPLSQLRSVIPNPSAQKASPAASLQTPVVPVGNQTPPRTTVPTPSSSSSSSPFSLSGFQSFSVSPLTSSLCRTPTFLSQKGKCSFKIFRPKSRREPIVVTFAKGPTKVAAAPCSFTLIQPQPPTAATPMNLISLKPSTNQGAELGVKTVAVSAAPVDPDGDHQKPATQTPAGIRPPLPPPASPRTEVTLVPPPELACKLMDLDIICVDNDTGHATTEKSGGEKQSVDVVKVEEPSSETDTSSDFGDELDSEEGTGPIINYRHLHNAMEKQRRGKLRQLFEGLSREMGLREDTSNVSTLNKAVKLIQQLRTTETDLQEKKRRLTKSRDMYLTTITPTTDINVLEAMGLLNNTDELMEDLADEESKSTNVIPVTKAEDGAQSVAMETVKESSQLNATQRRLARIMRNSQSSLSVQGDTDAFKALGSVMNSQNSPTTLKQEIHTLQSEKARLKSLKICLVEQRDAFIREIAQISGKSKQKIQRKLQHLSSKQRKVEKQERRQIAGQLSDSTDDDVITSSNLKQHAAQAPPTPVSAPPTATPAATPAQTPAQPPQSVLQALTPILVPLGVSHNASVVNDRLRTVPNILSRSKKPAEPPYFQPMFQLVGTALPGQQVLTLSQMMVGPAVLQTSPTPGVASVTLNLSSLTNQKIHITSLPHPPTDINNLLQVVQPSTTQYQMQQQPQQIQILQQHTQQQPPPSQQQQVPAGQPSSRADPTPEPCSSSSPPFTRGPSSSQCPGPSADRLAEVPAVEGPLGAEQQQQQQEEANRDDESLTSLLNEIVFLNQQTVTAATTDGVLSTGKTSSEDTAAEDGAKEQEGHAHSPWLLELDSDSEETTQSERQQAGHATKGGGGVLAPPPLLQMKVGGADKEADPASSDEEEGGGGKRDGGMAWRPMPRLVPLGLRGNPPS, translated from the exons ATGGCTTCTAAGAAGCAGAAAGGAATGGTATTCCATCAGGAAGGGGCAACCACCCCTGTTGCGGCACCTGCCGCAGACCATCCACCTGCTCGCTTTATTGTTCTGAAACCAGGGAAGGCGAGCGAAGGCGGTATGGAACAAAGCATCCGTGTAACCAATGAAGAGGCATATATGGGTAAACCCAACATGTACCCATCAGAAGAACCCATGAGGAATTGTGGTGGACTTCCTGCTGTGAAACATCCCACTAGTTCAAAACCTCAGCCGGAAAACCTGTCACCTGATAGCATCTGCAAAGGCATCAAAGTTGTACTGGATAACAATAGCATGTGGAACGAGTTTTTCAGATGCAAAACAGAGATGATTGTGACTCAACAAGGCAGCAGGATGTTCCCTTACTGCCGCTTTCGCATCTCCGGCTTGCAGCCATCTAAGAAGTACTCTTTGATGATGGACATTCAACTTTTAGACAACAGTTGTTACAAGTGGACCGGCAACAGCTGGCAAGTTGCTGGAAAGGCAGAGTGTCATGGTAAGAGTCAACCATTCGCTCATCCAGAGTCTCCATCAATGGGACAACACTGGATGCAAAATCCAGTGTCCTTTTACAAACTGAAGCTCACAAATAACGTCTCAGAACAAGGGGAGAACACCATTCTGCATCCAATGCACCGCTACTTGCCACAACTGCACGTGGTCCAAACTGACAACGCTGCTAAAGACATAAATCTAAATGGTCCCAGTGTTGTCACATTCACTTTCCCCCAGACTGAGTTCATGGCAGTCACTGCTTACCAGAATTCAAGGCTTTCTCAGCTTAAAGTCGACTACAATCCATTTGCTAAAGGACTGAAGGAGGAGGGCTCCAGTTTGTGGGGCCTAAAGCAGAAATTGAACTCTGTTAAAGACTCGAACAAAGATGGAGGCACAACAACCAACGAGCAACATGCTGTGAAGAAGAGCTTGAAGTCTTTGCTCGCTAACCATAAACCTAGAAGCTCAAAAGCAGTGGAGGCAAAGCCTTCGGGTTCAGGTGACCTCCAGAAGAATTCCACTACAAACGAAGATCAATCGGCTGCAAATGTCACCGGGGAATG CAGCAATTCACTTCCAGCTCAGAAGTTATTTTCAGAACTTATTCGGGAGGCTCATGTTTCACTGCATAGATGCAACCTGGAGCAGATGGGCACCAATAACAGCACCTCTCACATAACTGCACAAACCAACACTAAAACCCCAGCTTTGAAAAGCAATGAACAAGATGTTCCCAAAAAGGACAGTAAATCTGTCAAAACACAAAGCGAAACATCACCGGCAAAGAAATGTGAAACGGTTGTAACAAAGAAGAAAGTTGAGGAGAATAAGGACCTTTTGAATTCATTGAACTGCAAAGACAATGTAAGTATTGATTGTTCTGAGTTCAATAATGCTGCTCCAGAAGTGTCCCAGAACTCCTCTGTGGAATCAGACCACCAACGTAAGCCCAAAGCTCCatcagaagtaaaagtaaagcAGCAAAAACGACCAGCGCCTCTGCCTCTGCCAGCTCTCGCTCTTTTTTTGAAACAGCATTCGACAAAATCTAAAATGGCCAAGAGCAAGCTGGACTATCCTGCCCCAGCACTCCCATCTGAGATTCTGTCTGATTCACAGAGTTCTGCTGCAGCTCCTAAATGTCCACCTTCTGATCACTCCAGCAAAGCAATTGGTCCCTCGAAGGACCACACCAGTGATATCCCAAAATCCGACATCCAGGCCTCCGGACATACTGGTGCACATCTTCATCCAgatgaaatagttttaaatgttactGGACAAACAGTTGAAACCTCCCATAAGCTTTCCAGTCCATCATGTCCAGGTACTAATGCTACTAAAGATCCAAACAACCTAAGAACTGATGATTTCATGGCTTCTGTTTCAGTTGCTGAAAGCACAGGCCCAGAGAGACGAAATGGTACACCAGTGTTACCCAACTTAGATCAGCCATTTTGTACCCTTGGGACATCTATATCCACCATTTCCTCAACTCTTGCTACCTCTTCTGCTTCTACCATTTTGTCACCACCCCTTGACACAGTGTTACCTGACCGGAACTCACCACAAATACCAACTTGCACTGAGTCTTCCACACTACCTTCAGACTCGCCAATTAAGAAGTCTGATTCTTTGCTACCTGATCCTGAGTGTTCTCCATTTGGTTTCGAAGATATGTCACCTGCAAGGTCTCCAGAACCTTTACCTTCCCTGCCCATCTCGTTAGCTTTAGAACTTGACTACACTACTTCTGAGGCAACTCCCCAAGCAGTATCTCCTGAAGAGTTGCATCACAGCGAAGCATCTGTGTTTCAATGGCATACAGTGTTACCTTTACCTAAGCCGTACATAGACACTTCATTCACAACATTTCAGCCCACACCACACATTCTTCCTTTAGCATCTGTTACATCACCTGTGTTGCCTTCCCAAACTCCCCCCCACCCTGAACCACAGGCTATTAAGATCTCCACATCCATGGCTCCCCTTGATGCCACTCCATCATTTCAAGAAAACGAACAGCCGCTGCCCTTCCCTGACGAATATTCCCCCCTCGCGCTTCAGTTGCCGCTGTCTCCAACCTTTTCTTCATTAGATGGAGACGGATTGTCACCTACGCCTTCAATTGCCGACCTTGTGCACTTTTTCTCCAGCGATCATGACCTTGGGATGGGGGTAGAGTTTTCAAACACAGAGGCATTGGCTGTTTCCTGCCCAACTCCATGTACAGTAGAAGCAAATGAACATGAGCCTTCTCAGCAGGTGCAACCAAACCCAGCCAACAAACCCTGCAAGCGCAAAAAGATGTCCCGGCAGCGAAAGATTGCGGATATAGATCAGGAGATAGATGCCTCCACGCACGCTAGAATGCAGCCCAGcctggaggaagtggaggagcagttatttatctcatttacatcaaag GAGGCCCTCAAACTTCACATTGCGGACTCCTCTGATGGAACGGTCTCACAGCCTCAGACGACACCTGAAGGTCCCCTGCAACAAATTGCTGACGCACCTGAGAACG tagagacagcagagggtTTGGTGAAGATCACTGCCTTTGAGAAGATTCTTCTGAGAGACTTAAAGCtgctgagacacagacaggtgatCCACCCTGTGCTGCAGGAAG TTGGTCTGAAGATGAGCCTGCTGGATACGACTCTGGCCATAGACCTTCAGTACCTGGGAGTCCGTCTGCCTGTCCCTCCTCCTGGAGTCTCTCTGGAGCCGCTGGCCAAGAAGCTGCCACCACCTCAAG GTGTTTCTGCAGCGTTTGTGTCCAgaacaggaaaaacaacagaTGTGACTCAGATTAAAGGTTGGCGAGAGAAATTCACTCCAACAGAGGCTCCGTCCACTCCGACACCAACCAAACCTGAAG CTGGTCCCAGTTCAGATCTGCCAAAGAAGAACCTGTCTGCGTTCTGCAGCGATATGTTGGACGAGTATCTGGAGAGTGAAGGGAAGCTGATCGATGAGCGAGCCGACAGCTTCTCTCAGCCTCTAGTGGAGCCGATCGTGTACGATCTGCCAGCGAGGAGCACCAGTTACGTCCGAACCCTTGACAGCGTCCTGAAGAAACAGACCGCCAGCTCCCCCACCTCAGACCTCATTTCTGGATTCATCCCCCCCTCCAAGAGACCCAAACTCTCCCTCAGAGAGACCAAAACATCCAAGAAAGAAAAGCTGAAACTGAAAGTTCCAAAAAACATTAAACCCAAAGCAGAACCAGCTCCAGGTTCAACACCTGCACTCAGTCCAGCTGAATCAAACCCGGTCCCTAAAAAACCTGCAGTCCTGAACCCAGCAGCCCCCCCTTCATCAGAGCACACAGCACCCATCACTGAACCTCAAAAATCAAAGAAAGACCACCTGAAAGTCCGATTCGGCCCCACACGACCAGTCACTTTATCTTCTCAACCCAAGCAGAGGAAGATGCTCAAACTCAAGCCCTCGTCCCAGACCCTCAGCCCACACAAGCCCAGGACCCCGCCGCCTGGCGTCTCAGAGGACATGGCCCCGGTGGAGTCGGACTCTGAGCTGAGGACTGCCGTGGATCAAAGCACTGAACCCTGCAGGAAGGACGGCATGCCCGTGATGACCcgagctctgctcagacagaagAACCTGGAAGATGGCGTGGTGTGGGACGGCCTACCCCGGACCAGCATCACTGAGGAGAGGGCCTCCATCGCATTGACGTCACTCTTCACACTAAAG GGTTTCGTCAGTGAGAACCCCACCGCCCCCATCCAGCTGGTCCGGAGACAAGCTCCTCCCTGCATGAATGAGTTCTGCAGGCTGGGCTGCATCTGCTCCAGCCTCTCTCACTGCTCCAGGATCAGCCACTGCGGCCGGCCTCCCTGCATGCTGGGCTGCAACTGCCTCAAACAGAAGGTGGTCCTCCTCAAGAACCTGGATGGCTCCGACTCCAGCCCCACCCAACAAGGAAGcaacaagaagaggaagaggaggatgaagatggCCTACG TCCTGAAGGAGGCGGACAGCGTTTCCCAGCCTGCCGAGCGGGTCCGTACACTGTGGAAGAGGGAGGCTGGCGACTCGGATCCAGACCCAATCCGCACCCCTGGACCAGCACCTCTGACCAGCCCCACT gagagagaagatgacaACAGCAGCTGTGCCAGAGTCAGAGCTTACAccgaggagaagaagaggagcaggaaacagaagaggaaggaTCTGCCGGAGACTTGTGAAAAGCCAATG GAGACGCCTAAAGATGTAAAGCCTAAACTAGTTCGGCTGAAATCTTTGAAAGGGAGAGACTTGACACTGAAGGACACAAAGACCAAACTCTCCATTCCTCCACCAG GTGATCCAGTTCAGCCGGCCGACCGGCCCCCAAGTCCTCCGGCTGAGTCGCCCCCAAGTCCTCCAGCTGAGCTGCCGTCGAAGCCGCCGTCGAAGCCGCCGTCGAAGCCGCCGTTGAAGCCGCCGTCGAAGCGCCTCATCATCATGGCGCAGTGTCAGTGGGCGAGGCAGGGCGACCGTAACATCTTGATGAAGAAGCTGTGCAAAGCCATGGCTCGGGACAAACTGGAAAAACCTTTCTGGATCAAAAAGTATCTCATCTGTCCGATGAGTCAGACTGTGGAGGAGAGCGGCGCAGACCGCTGCATCCAGTACAAGATGCACATCTCCAGACCCAATATGGAGGGGGGGAAACCATCGAGACACGGGAGACCAAAAATACAGAGCAAGCAGAAGGAGACGAAAAAACAGCAG GAACCCCAGACAGAGGTGGCCATGGAGGTGGAGTCTATTGAAGATTGGCAgcgagaggtggaggaggaagactgggaggaagagggggaggaagaggcgGAGCCACTTGAAGATTGGCAGCGAGAGGtggaagaggaagacgaggaggaagacgGGGAGGAAGAGGCGGAGCCACTTGAAGATTGGCAgcgagaggtggaggaggaagactgGGCGGAAGAGGCGGAGCCACTTGAAGATTGGCAGCGAGAGGTGGAGGAAGGTGACATTGAGGAGGAGGCGGGAAAAACAGATCACCAAGTGCATGAtgggagagagagcaacagagaggaaattatatcaaagaagaagaaagagataaTGGTCAGTATGGGTCTGCCGTTCCTGACAGGAGTCTCCCCCGCCGGCATCCTCTCAGCCAATACGAAGCAGCCGGGAAGAACAGATCCCGTGATTGAG GTTAATGGGAAACCCTATCCTCTGGCGAAGATCCAGTTGGGGAAGATGGGAGCGCTCCATCCCGCCAACCGGCTGGCAGCGTATCTCACAGGCCGGGTGGGGTCCAACAGGAAGCaagcagcttcttcttcatgcCCCTCTAAACCTCCTCAGAGTTCAGGACCGACCCCCCCGACCATCTCCTCGGCTTCCTCTGTGGTGTCCGACCCCCCGCCCAGATCTCAGCCGTCAGTCACAACTTCACCCACAG ACTCTCAGGTGAGCAGCTCTGGGGCTCCACCTGAGAGTCTGGCTCCTAAAGCCTCTCAGGTGCTGATGCGTCAGGTCTCTTGTCCTGGGACGCATTCTCTACCAGCTCTGCCCCCCAACGCTCTGCCCCCCAACGCTCTGCCCCCCAACGCTCTGCCCCCCGGCGCTCTGCCCCTCGGCGCTCTGTCCCCCTCCTCCGGGAAGTGGGTGAAGCTGCAGCCGGTCCAGACAGCGTCCGGCTGCCACTACTACCGCACACCAGACGGTAAACTGGTCCAACTGGTTCCCCTGAGCCAGCTGAGATCAGTCATCCCGAACCCGTCTGCTCAGAAAG CGTCCCCTGCTGCGTCCCTTCAGACTCCAGTCGTCCCCGTTGGTAACCAAACACCACCTCGGACCACAGtacccaccccctcctcctcctcttcttcctcccccttcTCGCTGTCCGGCTTCCAATCATTCTCCGTGTcccccctcacctcctctctctgccgAACCCCCACCTTTCTGTCTCAGAAGGGGAAATGCTCCTTTAAAATCTTCCGCCCTAAGTCTAGGAGGGAACCCATCGTCGTCACCTTTGCTAAAGGTCCCACCAAGGTGGCGGCAGCACCCTGCTCCTTCACCCTCATCCAACCTCAACCCCCCACTGCCGCGACCCCGATGAACCTCATCTCCCTCAAACCCTCTACGAACCAGGGGGCCGAGCTCGGGGTCAAAACGGTGGCGGTGTCTGCGGCACCGGTGGATCCTGATGGAGACCATCAGAAACCTGCCACCCAGACGCCTGCAGGGATCAGAcccccacttcctcctccagcaTCGCCAAGGACAGAGGTCACACTTGTCCCCCCACCGGAGCTGGCCTGCAAACTGATGGACCTGGACATCATCTGTGTGGACAACGACACGGGGCACGCTACCACGGAGAAGTCGGGCGGGGAGAAGCAGTCCGTGGATGTAGTGAAGGTGGAGGAGCCGAGCAGCGAGACGGATACCTCGTCAGACTTTGGCGACGAGTTGGACAGCGAAGAAGGGACGGGGCCGATTATCAACTAC CGTCACCTGCACAACGCGATGGAGAAGCAGCGTCGGGGGAAGTTGCGGCAGCTGTTTGAAGGTCTGAGTAGAGAAATGGGACTGAGGGAAGATACTTCAAATGTCTCCACACTGAATAAG GCGGTGAAGTTGATCCAGCAGCTGAGGACAACCGAGACTGATCtacaggagaagaagaggaggctgACGAAGAGCAGGGACATGTACCTCACCACCATCACTCCAACAACAG ACATCAATGTGCTGGAGGCGATGGGTCTGTTGAACAACACGGACGAGCTGATGGAAGACTTGGCGGACGAGGAGAGCAAGTCGACCAACGTCATCCCCGTCACTAAA gcggAGGATGGCGCTCAGagtgttgccatggagacgGTGAAGGAGAGCAGTCAGCTGAACGCGACTCAGAGGCGGCTGGCGAGGATCATGAGGAACTCGCA AAGCAGTTTGAGCGTTCAGGGCGACACAGACGCCTTCAAAGCTCTCGGTTCAGTCATGAACTCCCAAAACTCTCCAACGACACTCAAGCAG GAGATCCACACGCTGCAGAGTGAGAAGGCGAGACTGAAGAGTCTGAAGATCTGTCTGGTTGAGCAGAGAGACGCCTTCATCAGAGAGATCGCCCAGATATCAG GTAAAAGTAAGCAGAAAATCCAGAGGAAGCTGCAGCACCTGTCGTCCAAACAGAGGAAGGTGGAGAAGCAGGAGCGCCGTCAAATAGCCGGTCAGCTGTCAGACTCGACTGATGACGACGTCATCACATCCTCTAACCTGAAGCAGCATGCTGCACAAGCTCCTCCTACTCCTGTGTCTGCCCCGCCCACCGCCACACCTGCAGCCACACCTGCCCAAACACCTGCCCAGCCGCCTCAGAGTGTCCTGCAGGCTTTGACGCCCATCCTGGTTCCTCTTGGTGTATCCCACAATGCATCAGTGGTGAATGACAGGCTGAGGACGGTTCCCAACATCCTGTCTCGCAGTAAGAAACCAGCGGAGCCACCATACTTTCAGCCTATGTTCCAGTTGGTAGGTACTGCGTTGCCGGGGCAACAGGTCCTGACCCTGAGCCAGATGATGGTGGGACCGGCGGTGCTGCAGACGTCTCCTACGCCAG GCGTGGCTTCAGTCACCCTCAACCTTTCCAGTCTGACCAATCAGAAGATCCATATCACCTCACTGCCCCACCCCCCAACTG ACATAAACAACCTGCTGCAGGTGGTTCAACCATCAACTACACAATACCAAATGCAACAACAGccacaacaaatacaaattctacaacaacacacacaacaacaaccaccaccttcccagcagcagcaggtcccAGCAGGTCAGCCTTCATCTCGAGCGGATCCCACACCTGAGCCCTGCTCCTCATCGTCCCCACCCTTCACTCGGGGCCCGTCGTCCTCTCAGTGCCCAGGTCCAAGTGCTGATCGTTTGGCTGAGGTCCCAGCGGTGGAGGGGCCTCTGGGggcggagcagcagcagcagcagcaggaggaggcgaACCGAGACGACGAGAGTCTGACCTCCCTCCTCAATGAGATCGTCTTCCTCAACCAGCAGACAGTCACCGCAGCCACGACAGACGGCGTCCTGTCAACGGGAAAAACATCCTCTGAGGACACGGCAGCAGAGGACGGCGCCAAGGAGCAGGAGGGACACGCTCACAGCCCCTGGCTCCTGGAGCTAGACTCAGACTCTGAGGAGACGACACAAAGCGAACGACAGCAGGCTGGACATGCCACTAAAGGGGGAGGGGGCGTCCTGGCTCCACCCCCTCTGCTACAGATGAAGGTGGGTGGGGCCGACAAGGAGGCGGACCCCGCCAGCAGTgatgaggaagaaggaggaggagggaagagagatggCGGCATGGCCTGGAGGCCGATGCCAAGACTGGTTCCTCTGGGGCTGAGAGGAAACCCCCCCAGCTGA